A genomic window from Glycine soja cultivar W05 chromosome 10, ASM419377v2, whole genome shotgun sequence includes:
- the LOC114369487 gene encoding 40S ribosomal protein S24-1-like gives MADKAVTIRTRKFMTNRLLSRKQFVVDVLHPGRANVSKAELKEKLGRMYDVKDTNTVFVFKFRTHFGGGKSTGFGLIYDSVENAKKYEPKYRLIRNGLDTKVEKSRKQMKERKNRAKKIRGVKKTKASDAAKAGKKK, from the exons ATGGCGGACAAGGCAGTCACCATCCGAACCAGGAAGTTTATGACAAACAGGCTTCTCTCCAGAAAGCAGTTC GTCGTTGATGTCCTTCATCCAGGGAGGGCTAATGTTTCcaag GCTGAACTGAAGGAGAAGCTGGGAAGAATGTATGACGTGAAAGACACCAACACTGTATTTGTCTTCAAGTTCCGAACTCATTTTGGTGGTGGCAAGTCCACTGGGTTTGGTTTGATCTATGATTCAGTTGAGAATGCTAAGAAGTATGAGCCTAAATACAGGCTTATCAGG AATGGACTTGATACCAAAGTAGAGAAATCAAGGAAGCAAATGAAGGAGAGAAAGAATAGAGCTAAGAAGATTCGTGGAGTTAAGAAG ACCAAGGCATCTGATGCTGCAAAGGCGGGAAAAAAGAAATGA
- the LOC114371272 gene encoding probable serine/threonine-protein kinase WNK9 isoform X1, with amino-acid sequence MNGVTHLEPDESEFVEVDPTGRYGRYNEILGKGASKTVYRAFDEYQGIEVAWNQVKLYDFLQSPEDLERLYCEIHLLKTLKHRNIMKFYTSWVDTANRNINFVTEMFTSGTLRQYRLKHKRVNIRAVKHWCRQILSGLLYLHSHDPPVIHRDLKCDNIFVNGNQGEVKIGDLGLAAILRKSHAAHCVGTPEFMAPEVYEEAYNELVDIYSFGMCILEMVTFEYPYSECTHPAQIYKKVISGKKPDALYRVKDPEVRQFVEKCLATVSLRLSARELLDDPFLQIDDYEYDLRTVDNGELDEFGPLMRQPFFDLHRSYSNFSNEYTNGFGYEGDWGPHPAEIEPSGIELFEYRDDDEPSEDVDISIKGKRKDDGGIFLRLRIADKEGRIRNIYFPFDIEMDTAISVATEMVAELDMTDQDVTRIADMIDGEIASLVPEWRPGPGIDETPRFANQGLCHNCVSNHTSSGSFLDFLSNNPDNKNLQLLDCCRHGCASMHGRFGEITFQSEEYDNHARGDLNISSQLDSLQYQELWNQHESRELSPVESDQSHSDEQYEQLDKLILAKDKAQDVWEDKFSLNAANSLRNLSGSHDFSTIRSTYCDLEDDYEKEIQKELRWLRAKYQMELRDHKDRQFGQCSHSCNSEHRTENGFLSPSLTETLKGGNNGTQLKPITTKWNCDSSSHPHVHESSPNSDTQRAQNCVAIKSPGEGMVTAKSFYTGSLLPHSLHRTVSLPVDAVDI; translated from the exons ATGAATGGGGTCACACACCTTGAACCAGATGAGTCTGAGTTTGTTGAAGTTGATCCAACTGGCAGATATGGCAGA TACAATGAAATCCTTGGCAAAGGAGCTTCAAAGACAGT ATATAGAGCATTCGATGAGTATCAAGGGATTGAAGTTGCTTGGAACCAGGTCAAGTTGTATGATTTCCTGCAAAGCCCTGAAGATCTTGAGAGGCTTTACTGTGAAATTCATCTCCTGAAAACATTGAAGCACAGAAACATTATGAAGTTCTACACTTCTTGGGTCGATACTGCTAATAGGAACATCAACTTCGTGACTGAAATGTTCACATCCGGTACACTTAGACA GTATAGGCTAAAGCACAAGAGAGTTAACATCAGAGCAGTGAAGCATTGGTGTAGACAGATCTTGAGCGGACTTCTCTATCTTCATAGTCACGACCCACCGGTGATCCATAGAGATCTAAAATGTGATAATATTTTTGTCAATGGAAACCAAGGGGAAGTGAAGATTGGGGATCTTGGTTTGGCAGCAATTCTCCGGAAATCTCATGCTGCTCATTGTGTAg GGACGCCTGAGTTCATGGCCCCTGAAGTATATGAAGAGGCATACAATGAGTTAGTTGACATATATTCCTTTGGGATGTGCATATTAGAGATGGTTACATTTGAATATCCTTATAGTGAATGTACTCATCCGGCTCAAATCTACAAAAAAGTTATTTCT GGGAAAAAGCCAGATGCTTTGTATAGAGTGAAGGATCCAGAAGTGCGGCAATTTGTTGAGAAATGCTTGGCCACAGTGTCTCTAAGGCTTTCTGCAAGGGAGCTTTTAGATGATCCATTTCTTCAAATTGACGATTATGAATATGATTTGAGAACTGTAGACAATGGGGAATTGGATGAATTTGGTCCTCTCATGAGACAGCCATTCTTTGATCTTCATCGAAGCTATAGTAACTTCAGTAATGAATACACGAATGGCTTTGGGTACGAAGGAGACTGGGGTCCTCATCCGGCTGAGATCGAACCTAGTGGAATTGAACTTTTTGAGTACCGTGATGATGATGAACCCTCTGAAGATGTTGACATAAGCATCAAGGGCAAGAGGAAAGATGATGGTGGTATCTTTTTGAGACTAAGAATTGCTGATAAAGAAG GTCGCATCCGAAATATTTATTTCCCATTTGACATAGAGATGGACACAGCAATAAGTGTGGCAACTGAAATGGTTGCAGAGCTGGACATGACTGATCAGGATGTTACCAGAATAGCAGATATGATAGATGGGGAAATTGCTTCCTTGGTACCTGAATGGAGACCAGGACCAGGAATTGATGAGACTCCCCGTTTTGCTAATCAAGGTTTATGTCACAATTGTGTGTCTAATCATACTTCTAGCGGTTCTTTTCTGGATTTTCTTTCAAACAATCCAGATAACAAGAACTTGCAACTTCTCGATTGTTGTAGGCATGGATGTGCTTCAATGCATGGACGGTTTGGGGAGATTACCTTCCAATCTGAAGAGTATGACAATCATGCTAGAGGGGATCTGAACATATCAAGCCAATTAGACAGCTTGCAGTATCAGGAGTTATGGAATCAGCATGAAAGTCGTGAATTGAGTCCGGTAGAGTCTGATCAAAGTCATTCTGATGAACAATATGAGCAATTAGATAAACTGATTCTTGCTAAAGACAAAGCACAGGATGTTTGGGAAGACAAGTTTTCCCTCAATGCAGCAAATTCTCTAAGAAATTTATCAGGAAGTCATGATTTCTCTACTATCCGATCGACCTATTGTGACCTTGAGGATGACTATGAGAAAGAGATCCAAAAGGAACTCAGATGGCTCAGAGCCAAGTACCAAATGGAGTTAAGGGATCACAAGGATCGACAGTTTGGGCAATGTTCGCATAGTTGTAACAGTGAGCACAGAACAGAAAATGGCTTTTTGTCACCTTCACTGACAGAAACATTAAAAGGAGGCAACAATGGGACTCAGTTGAAACCCATTACTACCAAGTGGAATTGTGATTCCAGTAGTCACCCTCATGTCCATGAAAGCAGCCCCAATTCGGACACCCAAAGGGCCCAAAATTGTGTGGCGATTAAATCCCCTGGAGAAGGTATGGTTACTGCAAAGAGTTTTTACACGGGCTCATTGCTTCCACACTCTTTGCACAGGACAGTTTCCCTCCCAGTTGATGCTgttgatatataa
- the LOC114371272 gene encoding serine/threonine-protein kinase WNK1-like isoform X2 — protein MNGVTHLEPDESEFVEVDPTGRYGRYNEILGKGASKTVYRAFDEYQGIEVAWNQVKLYDFLQSPEDLERLYCEIHLLKTLKHRNIMKFYTSWVDTANRNINFVTEMFTSGTLRQYRLKHKRVNIRAVKHWCRQILSGLLYLHSHDPPVIHRDLKCDNIFVNGNQGEVKIGDLGLAAILRKSHAAHCVGTPEFMAPEVYEEAYNELVDIYSFGMCILEMVTFEYPYSECTHPAQIYKKVISGKKPDALYRVKDPEVRQFVEKCLATVSLRLSARELLDDPFLQIDDYEYDLRTVDNGELDEFGPLMRQPFFDLHRSYSNFSNEYTNGFGYEGDWGPHPAEIEPSGIELFEYRDDDEPSEDVDISIKGKRKDDGGIFLRLRIADKEGRIRNIYFPFDIEMDTAISVATEMVAELDMTDQDVTRIADMIDGEIASLVPEWRPGPGIDETPRFANQGMDVLQCMDGLGRLPSNLKSMTIMLEGI, from the exons ATGAATGGGGTCACACACCTTGAACCAGATGAGTCTGAGTTTGTTGAAGTTGATCCAACTGGCAGATATGGCAGA TACAATGAAATCCTTGGCAAAGGAGCTTCAAAGACAGT ATATAGAGCATTCGATGAGTATCAAGGGATTGAAGTTGCTTGGAACCAGGTCAAGTTGTATGATTTCCTGCAAAGCCCTGAAGATCTTGAGAGGCTTTACTGTGAAATTCATCTCCTGAAAACATTGAAGCACAGAAACATTATGAAGTTCTACACTTCTTGGGTCGATACTGCTAATAGGAACATCAACTTCGTGACTGAAATGTTCACATCCGGTACACTTAGACA GTATAGGCTAAAGCACAAGAGAGTTAACATCAGAGCAGTGAAGCATTGGTGTAGACAGATCTTGAGCGGACTTCTCTATCTTCATAGTCACGACCCACCGGTGATCCATAGAGATCTAAAATGTGATAATATTTTTGTCAATGGAAACCAAGGGGAAGTGAAGATTGGGGATCTTGGTTTGGCAGCAATTCTCCGGAAATCTCATGCTGCTCATTGTGTAg GGACGCCTGAGTTCATGGCCCCTGAAGTATATGAAGAGGCATACAATGAGTTAGTTGACATATATTCCTTTGGGATGTGCATATTAGAGATGGTTACATTTGAATATCCTTATAGTGAATGTACTCATCCGGCTCAAATCTACAAAAAAGTTATTTCT GGGAAAAAGCCAGATGCTTTGTATAGAGTGAAGGATCCAGAAGTGCGGCAATTTGTTGAGAAATGCTTGGCCACAGTGTCTCTAAGGCTTTCTGCAAGGGAGCTTTTAGATGATCCATTTCTTCAAATTGACGATTATGAATATGATTTGAGAACTGTAGACAATGGGGAATTGGATGAATTTGGTCCTCTCATGAGACAGCCATTCTTTGATCTTCATCGAAGCTATAGTAACTTCAGTAATGAATACACGAATGGCTTTGGGTACGAAGGAGACTGGGGTCCTCATCCGGCTGAGATCGAACCTAGTGGAATTGAACTTTTTGAGTACCGTGATGATGATGAACCCTCTGAAGATGTTGACATAAGCATCAAGGGCAAGAGGAAAGATGATGGTGGTATCTTTTTGAGACTAAGAATTGCTGATAAAGAAG GTCGCATCCGAAATATTTATTTCCCATTTGACATAGAGATGGACACAGCAATAAGTGTGGCAACTGAAATGGTTGCAGAGCTGGACATGACTGATCAGGATGTTACCAGAATAGCAGATATGATAGATGGGGAAATTGCTTCCTTGGTACCTGAATGGAGACCAGGACCAGGAATTGATGAGACTCCCCGTTTTGCTAATCAAG GCATGGATGTGCTTCAATGCATGGACGGTTTGGGGAGATTACCTTCCAATCTGAAGAGTATGACAATCATGCTAGAGGGGATCTGA
- the LOC114371764 gene encoding N66 matrix protein-like, which translates to MVATLVVVVVVIEVVLVVVVVVSMSMCWCDGGGFDNGGGCGDNSGNYDDIDGGCGGDVRGGIIGSGGGGSNSDIDGGDGDSSVGDDDDLTLVLVVTPSGDSGCDNIGNSCGDDDNDNESDTNGNGSNVGSNGDVSDNNNGSSIVCGRGGSNQL; encoded by the exons ATGGTAGCGACATtggtagtggtggtggtggtgatagaGGTGGTATTAGTGGTGGTGGTAGTTGTATCAATGTCGATGTGTTGGTGTGATGGTGGTGGCTTTGACAATGGTGGTGGTTGTGGTGACAATAGTGGTAATTATGATGACATTGATGGTGGTTGTGGTGGCGATGTCAGAGGTGGTATTATtggtagtggtggtggtggtagtaaCAGTGACATTGATGGCGGTGATGGTGATAGCAGTGTCGGTGACGACGATG ACTTGACGTTGGTGTTGGTGGTGACACCAAGTGGTGACAGTGGTTGTGACAACATTGGTAATAGTTGTGGTGacgatgataatgataatgaaaGTGACACTAATGGTAATGGTAGCAATGTTGGTAGTAATGGTGATGTTAGTGACAATAATAATGGTAGTAGCATTGTTTGTGGTCGTGGTGGTAGCAACCAATTATAG